Proteins encoded together in one Anopheles darlingi chromosome 3, idAnoDarlMG_H_01, whole genome shotgun sequence window:
- the LOC125953745 gene encoding spermatogenesis-associated protein 5-like protein 1, producing the protein MEESVRVCLEPKPYLEPAFTAPQSCVLWLNETAHRKRALSAGTRVIGRLKNGRRFLWCLETSVDRNSSHREGYFAAEAIEPPETDDHDPDGERTLVEIVPVCEKIDDFERVTFDLWLDLSRLRLELMLEKDSLKQLLRTLLVRSFFCCGSRINLSCVRDRNLGLSGTFVREAVGTSRYGFLGVGTVIDIGDIIYTPAEASGKRRKSLGGLESIREQLAAAIANRSSVLISGPSGTGKYSLVKSLAVEQNYPLFEVRGLHFVRSLPGETEAELRRTFLRLRHFEELIETDLPILLLVKDIDMICPKVGQKKGVDNANIARISSQFISLLDQYAISSKNIIIIGTTSSIEDLDHRLRRPGRLAKEITLGIPSKEQRIDILRAFETNAGGCSCFTAEQLEDLASRTTGYVGAELELLYHNVAREMDSKRCSFEEALTEAQKKHRPSSLKNAIGFTGCSDAATLSLDSFGGMEELKSLLRLCIVEQLKHPERFHRLGIHPLKGILLYGPPGCAKTTLAKCLAAESGMTFLSLSAAEIYSPYVGEAERLISTVFNEARMNAPAAVFLDEIDSLVGNRGTAGMAGTASAVNMGVLSTLLLEMDGIGQAQQSASALSADANRVVVLAATNRPDMVDDALLRPGRLTKLIHIPAPDEGTRLSILRKIAEGIPLAPDVDLTLVATRTERFSGADLNNLCSQAALAAATTNLEATEVTMGNFEEAFKDIRPSLTQEQIDWFYNFEANKQR; encoded by the coding sequence ATGGAAGAATCCGTTCGAGTTTGTTTGGAACCCAAACCGTACTTGGAACCTGCCTTCACCGCTCCGCAATCCTGCGTACTCTGGTTGAACGAAACAGCCCACCGAAAACGCGCGCTCTCCGCCGGAACACGCGTGATCGGTCGTTTGAAAAATGGGcgacggtttttgtggtgtCTCGAGACGAGCGTGGACCGGAATTCCTCCCACCGAGAAGGTTACTTCGCGGCAGAGGCGATCGAACCACCGGAAACTGACGACCACGATCCAGACGGCGAGAGAACGCTCGTGGAGATCGTGCCCGTTTGCGAGAAGATCGACGATTTTGAACGGGTGACGTTCGATCTTTGGCTAGATCTTTCTCGCCTCCGGCTGGAGCTGATGCTGGAGAAGGATAGTTTGAAGCAACTGCTGCGGACACTCCTCGTACGCTCGTTTTTCTGCTGCGGTTCCCGCATCAACCTGAGCTGCGTCCGTGACCGTAATCTGGGACTGAGCGGAACTTTCGTGAGAGAAGCGGTTGGAACATCCCGATACGGATTTCTAGGGGTAGGAACGGTTATCGACATCGGCGATATTATATACACCCCCGCAGAAGCCagtggaaagcgaagaaaatctCTCGGTGGACTTGAGAGCATCCGCGAGCAGTTGGCAGCGGCGATCGCAAACCGATCCTCCGTTCTCATTTCAGGTCCGAGCGGAACGGGAAAGTACAGTCTGGTGAAGTCGCTAGCAGTGGAGCAAAATTATCCACTTTTCGAAGTCCGAGGATTGCACTTTGTACGATCATTGCCCGGTGAAACGGAGGCTGAGCTACGCAGAACCTTTCTACGGTTGCGTCACTTTGAGGAGCTGATCGAAACTGACCTGCCGATTCTTCTGCTAGTCAAAGATATCGATATGATATGTCCCAAGGTTGGTCAAAAGAAAGGAGTGGACAATGCCAATATTGCTCGCATTTCGTCACAGTTCATATCGTTGCTCGATCAGTACGCCATATCATCGAagaacattatcatcatcggcacTACCTCAAGCATCGAAGATCTCGATCATCGGTTACGCAGACCGGGACGGCTAGCGAAGGAAATCACACTCGGGATACCTTCTAAAGAGCAACGGATTGACATTCTACGCGCTTTTGAAACCAACGCTGGAGGTTGTTCCTGTTTCACAGCAGAACAACTGGAAGATCTAGCGAGCAGAACCACCGGATACGTTGGTGCGGAACTAGAGCTACTCTATCACAACGTGGCCCGTGAGATGGATAGCAAACGATGTTCATTTGAGGAGGCACTAACGGAAGCACAAAAGAAACATCGACCAAGCAGTCTTAAGAATGCGATCGGATTTACTGGTTGCTCGGATGCCGCCACGCTTTCCCTCGACTCTTTCGGTGGAATGGAGGAACTGAAATCGCTACTCCGGTTGTGCATTGTGGAGCAGCTGAAACATCCGGAACGGTTCCATCGGCTCGGTATCCATCCACTGAAGGGTATACTCCTGTACGGGCCTCCGGGCTGTGCCAAAACCACACTCGCCAAGTGCCTTGCGGCCGAATCGGGAATGACCTTCCTATCGCTTTCGGCCGCTGAAATCTATTCACCTTACGTGGGTGAAGCCGAACGACTTATCTCAACAGTGTTCAACGAGGCCCGCATGAACGCTCCGGCCGCCGTGTTTCTGGATGAAATCGATTCGCTTGTCGGTAATCGTGGAACGGCAGGTATGGCAGGAACTGCGTCTGCTGTTAATATGGGTGTCCTCTCGACGCTGCTCCTCGAAATGGATGGCATCGGGCAAGCGCAACAGTCGGCCAGTGCGCTGAGTGCCGATGCAAATCGTGTCGTTGTGTTAGCAGCTACCAACCGTCCGGATATGGTCGATGATGCGTTGCTGCGTCCAGGACGATTGACGAAGCTGATTCACATCCCTGCGCCGGATGAAGGAACAAGACTGTCGATACTACGGAAGATTGCTGAGGGCATCCCGTTAGCACCGGATGTTGATTTGACGCTGGTGGCAACGCGTACCGAACGGTTTTCTGGAGCTGATCTGAACAATCTGTGCTCCCAGGCGGCACTAGCAGCGGCAACGACAAACCTAGAGGCTACGGAGGTGACGATGGGCAACTTTGAAGAAGCATTTAAAGATATTAGACCATCGCTAACTCAAGAGCAGATCGATTGGTTCTATAACTTCGAAGCAAATAAGCAACGCTAG
- the LOC125953739 gene encoding phosphatidylinositol phosphatase PTPRQ yields the protein MVKRHFSRLGVLLCCLVTVTYLQRYHQLPTIVIAGDTNEQWMSSTRGSDVGSGHSDATQTESLYERTNVQHSFIEISPKCKSTRITVVERRDPDGELGIEWLGEPDLTAKHFYNITWIDSSVGRKVNRSGGIYKLTTFALPTRNWCEIVELSVCRGDWRKSQPCVCGIWTPPVDALNAVTAVKVSDGGYIVSWKPSKCVKKYELRPGYLTLQSTNPVAVKMFNVRDCQWNRFVVEVVMQNGVIGQQEVQFYGYPQLADPQQAICVISKIRNATELWKVSTLELSKGELSIAQLEHYMTSCRTPTTVEYLDLCSVQSVQRSNQVRKADALPHVIPPFCPMSAAHPGDVTVKPTIIGEVRDLRANTDLDRTVILSWRPPREGKVCVKEYIITWASESEIVDAERTTYTVTNLEPCTTYNFTVSAIDHSNAKGTPSSVEARVREIEQLSEVVELELYEVEPRSLSAKWKPPLNGTNCVQSYRVAAWYNSPEDASVVLVFSNTTTDQHVTFGEAIACMSYMVQVIPISFQNKDGRNEIAPLKTKERTILPYHVEPIRAIGVRSRSLELSTKLQSDNNNNCLLVSVRFNCTIVPEAEDSAPELPVIKEFAIPSGNVSFEGVVEPLVPYTVYQCNAQILNIAGWSDPTPSYEIQTAEDVPDSPRGVQLIAGSGLIEITWKAPAVKNGVVVRYRIHIRMIGPEYPMPKLCDQLEEYNETVDLRDEIDPDETIHRSWDGSEFQYTITQLAPYTLYTVQVAAATGAGVGPYSEPSEIVTLPDVPSEPRNFRIEQIKGPELDQAYSSSVEFSWEIPCRLNGKLNRFEGTLSGVRETDNSVPHVLRWVVEVSEESDPLEPFRYIETRLKPEYVYTVAMNVAVAEVPEPSPDAQLTFESPAGIPTIDQTDDWFKVDVFDAPNPTNTARIVLGNITLKSDIGSIRYVALLVSERFCQIDPEPRTDFINSEGTTQWPEVPDWHRVNNMRCTEQYQTTPKFWNPLLHLSRAKSNPVEFVVGEERCDNGKEYCNGPLKPGTEYALVVRIFSRTGFTDSELQFFRTDSLIMVGLIISSIVACCLLAFISGLVILWRRQRLLLPAQLAGRAPSEEPSDIPLKNFPNQYDELFQSNREKVSKEFQAINYFSDTVLQETVSYHSARENERKNRYVNILPYDSNRVLLDSNEEEDEYDGRSGNDYINASFIEGYKYQREYIATQGPKLETCADFWRMVIQYEIEAIVMLTQPIDHEKNKCCQYYPRYQQKIRFNDIRVECKQELKLLFYHKRLFEVTQGNLTKLVFHYHFLEWPDHSCPASPTDLVKFTKIIRAERKSYAIPLVVHCSAGVGRTGTFIALDIILQRMQNEKKINVYDTVKQLRRQRVKMVQTLDQYTFLYQCCLEQVSKSNRKKPKSSFIEIVDRESHGKHAPLATVIEVEQPGVAVSNGGKPLFNIKFPKSFNAGLEKVTSFAPSDIAGSGT from the exons ATGGTGAAACGACACTTTTCGCGTCTCGGTGTGCTACTGTGTTGTCTGGTGACGGTGACATATCTCCAGCGATACCACCAGCTGCCGACCATCGTTATCGCTGGCGATACAAACGAGCAATGGATGAGCAGCACTAGGGGTAGCGATGTGGGCAGCGGTCATTCCGACGCCACTCAAACGGAGTCTTTGTACGAACGTACAAACGTCCAGCACAGTTTTATCGAAATCTCTCCAAAGTGTAAATCGACCAGAATTACGGTCGTCGAACGTCGCGATCCGGACGGGGAGCTGGGTATTGAATGGTTAGGGGAGCCGGACTTGACGGCCAAGCATTTTTACAACATAACTTGGATTGATTCGAGCGTGGGCCGAAAGGTTAACAGGAGTGGCGGGATCTACAAACTGACCACCTTCGCGTTACCGACGAGGAATTGGTGTGAGATCGTTGAACTATCTGTGTGCCGTGGTGATTGGAGAAAATCGCAGCCATGTGTCTGTGGTATTTGGACGCCGCCAGTTGATGCACTGAATGCCGTGACAGCAGTTAAAGTGTCCGATGGGGGATACATTGTTTCGTGGAAGCCGAGTAAGTGTGTGAAAAAGTATGAGCTACGTCCTGGGTACCTCACGCTTCAGTCCACGAATCCTGTGGCAGTAAAGATGTTCAATGTGCGCGATTGCCAATGGAATCGATTTGTGGTAGAAGTTGTGATGCAAAATGGCGTCATCGGACAGCAAGAAGTGCAATTCTATGGTTATCCTCAGCTAGCGGACCCGCAGCAAGCCATTTGTGTTATCAGTAAGATCCGTAACGCCACGGAACTGTGGAAAGTATCCACACTAGAACTGTCGAAGGGGGAGCTTAGTATCGCCCAGCTCGAACACTACATGACATCGTGCCGCACACCGACCACCGTAGAGTATCTGGATCTATGTAGTGTTCAGAGTGTGCAGAGGAGCAATCAAGTGCGCAAAGCCGATGCCCTACCTCACGTTATTCCACCGTTCTGTCCCATGAGCGCTGCCCATCCAGGCGATGTTACCGTGAAGCCTACCATCATCGGTGAGGTGCGTGATCTTCGGGCGAATACGGACCTAGATCGAACGGTCATCCTTAGCTGGCGGCCACCGCGTGAAGGGAAAGTGTGCGTGAAAGAGTACATCATTACGTGGGCTTCGGAAAGCGAGATTGTTGATGCCGAGCGTACGACGTACACGGTGACAAATCTGGAACCCTGTACGACCTATAACTTCACCGTCAGTGCCATCGATCATAGTAATGCGAAGGGAACACCCAGCTCGGTTGAGGCCCGGGTACGTGAAATCGAGCAGCTATCGGAGGtggtggagctggagctgtACGAGGTGGAACCACGGTCACTGTCGGCCAAGTGGAAACCCCCGCTCAATGGGACGAACTGTGTGCAATCGTATCGAGTGGCCGCTTGGTACAATTCCCCCGAGGATGCttccgtggtgctggtgttttcCAACACGACCACCGATCAGCACGTTACCTTTGGGGAGGCTATCGCCTGTATGTCCTACATGGTGCAGGTGATACCGATATCGTTCCAGAACAAGGACGGCCGGAATGAGATTGCTCCGCTGAAGACGAAAGAGCGGACGATCTTGCCGTACCATGTGGAACCGATTCGAGCGATCGGTGTACGGTCACGTAGCCTAGAGTTGTCCACGAAGCTGCAGAGTGATAACAACAATAACTGTCTGCTGGTTAGTGTGCGGTTTAATTGCACAATTGTACCAGAAGCTGAAGATTCCGCACCCGAGTTACCG GTGATTAAGGAGTTTGCAATACCGAGTGGCAACGTGAGCTTTGAAGGTGTTGTCGAACCGCTCGTACCGTACACCGTCTACCAGTGTAATGCACAGATACTGAACATCGCTGGCTGGTCCGACCCTACGCCGTCATATGAAATACAAACGGCAGAGGATG TACCCGATAGTCCCCGCGGGGTACAGCTTATCGCTGGGAGTGGCTTAATCGAGATCACCTGGAAAGCGCCAGCCGTCAAGAATGGCGTCGTAGTACGCTACCGGATTCACATTCGCATGATCGGCCCCGAATACCCGATGCCGAAGCTGTGCGATCAGCTCGAGGAGTACAATGAAACGGTCGATCTGAGGGATGAAATCGATCCGGATGAAACGATCCACCGAAGCTGGGATGGTTCCGAGTTCCAGTACACCATAACGCAGCTAGCACCGTACACGCTCTACACCGTGCAGGTTGCGGCCGCTACGGGTGCTGGAGTCGGTCCGTACTCTGAACCATCCGAGATCGTTACGCTTCCGGATGTACCGAGTGAGCCACGGAATTTTCGAATCGAGCAAATTAAGGGCCCCGAACTGGATCAAGCGTACAGCTCGTCGGTTGAGTTTTCCTGGGAGATACCGTGCCGGCTGAACGGGAAGCTAAACCGATTCGAGGGCACACTGAGTGGTGTTCGTGAGACGGACAACTCGGTGCCACATGTGCTGAGGTGGGTTGTTGAGGTCAGTGAGGAGAGTGATCCGTTGGAACCGTTCCGATATATCGAGACGCGGTTGAAGCCGGAGTACGTGTACACGGTCGCCATGAATGTAGCGGTCGCTGAGGTACCAGAACCAAGTCCGGATGCTCAGCTTACCTTCGAGTCTCCGGCGGGTA TTCCAACTATCGATCAAACCGACGACTGGTTTAAGGTGGACGTGTTCGATGCCCCAAACCCGACCAACACAGCTCGGATCGTGCTTGGTAATATTACCCTCAAGTCGGACATTGGAAGCATCCGCTACGTGGCCCTGCTGGTGTCGGAACGCTTTTGTCAGATTGATCCGGAACCGCGAACCGATTTCATCAACAGCGAAGGTACGACGCAGTGGCCCGAGGTACCCGATTGGCACCGAGTTAACAATATGCGCTGTACGGAGCAGTACCAAACGACGCCCAAGTTCTGGAACCCGCTGCTGCATCTGTCGCGTGCCAAATCCAATCCCGTGGAGTTCGTCGTCGGTGAGGAACGGTGCGATAATGGTAAGGAGTACTGCAATGGACCACTGAAACCGGGCACTGAGTACGCACTGGTCGTGAGGATATTCTCGCGTACCGGATTCACCGACTCGGAGCTACAGTTCTTCCGGACCGATTCGCTCATCATGGTGGGGCTGATCATTAGCTCGATCGTTGCGTGCTGTTTGCTGGCGTTCATCAGTGGCCTAGTGATTCTGTGGCGTCGACAACGGTTGCTTTTACCGGCCCAGCTCGCTGGTCGTGCACCGAGCGAGGAACCGTCGGACATCCCGTTGAAGAACTTTCCCAACCAGTACGATGAGCTGTTCCAGTCGAACCGGGAGAAAGTCTCGAAAGAGTTTCAAGCGATCAACTATTTCTCCGACACGGTGCTCCAGGAGACGGTTAGCTATCACAGTGCGAGAGAGAATGAGCGCAAGAACCGGTACGTTAACATACTACCGTACGACTCCAATCGTGTACTGCTGGACAGtaacgaggaagaggatgagtaCGATGGGCGGAGTGGTAACGACTACATTAACGCCTCGTTCATCGAGGGCTACAAGTACCAGCGGGAGTACATTGCGACGCAGGGACCGAAGCTGGAAACCTGCGCCGACTTCTGGCGCATGGTGATCCAGTACGAgatcgaagcgatcgttatGCTCACGCAGCCAATTGATCACGAAAAGAACAAATGTTGTCAGTATTACCCAAGGTATCAGCAGAAGATCCGCTTTAACGACATCCGGGTCGAGTGCAAGCAGGAGCTGAAGCTCCTTTTCTACCATAAACGTCTTTTCGAAGTGACGCAG GGTAACCTCACGAAGCTGGTGTTTCACTATCATTTCCTCGAGTGGCCAGACCACAGTTGTCCGGCCAGTCCGACGGATTTGGTAAAGTTTACGAAAATCATACGAGCGGAGCGGAAAAGCTACGCCATTCCGCTCGTCGTGCACTGTAGTGCCGGTGTTGGCCGGACTGGGACCTTCATCGCACTCGACATCATTCTCCAGCGGATgcagaacgagaagaagatcaACGTGTACGATACGGTGAAGCAGTTGAGGCGGCAGCGTGTCAAGATGGTGCAGACGCTCGATCAGTACACCTTCCTCTATCAGTGCTGCCTGGAGCAGGTGTCCAAGAGTAATCGTAAAA AGCCAAAGTCGAGCTTCATCGAAATCGTAGATCGCGAGAGTCACGGAAAGCATGCACCGCTGGCTACCGTAATCGAGGTAGAGCAGCCTGGAGTTGCGGTCAGCAATGGTGGTAAGCCACTGTTTAATATCAAGTTCCCGAAATCGTTTAACGCCGGGTTGGAAAAGGTGACGAGCTTTGCACCGAGTGATATCGCTGGTAGTGGAACGTGA
- the LOC125953744 gene encoding tyrosine kinase receptor Cad96Ca-like — translation MALDWMRSRIRRGSPGPGMRSRRSKPVTSATMPMSHCCLTVGWIVCTILLIILQHQGTDSQELNTPPLITVDRHWRIKENTTLGTVIARVHANDNEDDTLEFGMDALVAGQDQPFAIDPHTGIVTLNKSVEGRAGQNFFVYVTVTDGSVTSKNEVYVNILASNATGLYKSRPPQFTPSIDNIRQILPPGFNLPGMSSRPQVPLPLLPPQFTRSPPPIQQQEFDLTGDGYGVTPPSTKQTKTYPDRPIGTVAAVAPEVENPPDTNSAVDSTLDVNGAPSNTTKLSIPSRPTISSSRHPPTVASHPTVGPPFTTTATTVHGPVRAHPAHGASEEASTIKILLPVIISVTIIFVSAGLIAICIFRKYLCAISKTLKKKNKIDKAKKSNQSNASSNITSGTEDSRNSIGLSHWSGPMAFSNRYTSPWERDANGHLQATSQLSEESNASITKDRWEFPRHRLKVFNILGEGAFGQVWRCEATDIDGHEGVSITAVKTLKENASEAERSDLLSELQVLKSLEPHINVVRLLGCCTEKDPIFVILEYVNMGKLQTFLRNSRVEKHYGNTHGKSKILTSGDLTSFMFQVSRGMDFLTSRGIIHRDLAARNILITEDHTCKVADFGFARDIVTSKVYERKSEGRLPIRWMATESLYDNIFTVKSDIWSFGILMWEIVTLGSTPYPGIAAADVMRKVRDGYRLEKPEHCRRELYNIMFYCWASDPDERPGFPEVVEMLDRLLQTETDYIELERFPDHNYYNMLNMSGEKL, via the exons ATGGCTCTCGATTGGATGCGAAGTCGGATTCGGAGAGGCTCCCCTGGCCCGGGAATGAGGAGCCGCCGCAGTAAACCAGTGACGTCAgcgacgatgccgatgagcCACTGCTGCCTGACGGTGGGGTGGATCGTGTGTACGATCCTGCTCATCATTCTACAGCATCAAGGCACAG ACTCCCAGGAGCTGAATACCCCACCGCTGATCACAGTGGATCGTCATTGGCGGATCAAGGAAAACACAACGCTCGGTACCGTCATCGCGCGTGTCCACGCgaacgacaacgaggacgataCGCTGGAGTTTGGCATGGATGCGTTAGTCGCCGGTCAAGATCAACCGTTCGCAATCGATCCACATACCGGCATCGTGACGCTAAACAAAAGTGTCGAAGGACGGGCGGGTCAGAACTTTTTCGTCTACGTCACCGTGACCGATGGTAGCGTAACGTCGAAGAACGAGGTGTACGTTAACATACTGGCCAGCAATGCGACGGGACTGTACAAATCGCGTCCACCCCAGTTTACGCCCAGTATCGACAACATCCGGCAGATACTGCCACCCGGCTTTAACCTGCCCGGTATGAGCTCACGGCCGCAGGTTCCACTGCCCCTGCTGCCACCGCAGTTTACCCGAAGTCCACCAccgatccagcagcaggagttcGATCTAACCGGTGACGGTTACGGTGTAACGCCACCATCgacgaaacaaaccaaaacgtATCCAGATCGACCGATCGGGacagtggcagcggtggcaccGGAAGTCGAAAACCCACCGGACACTAACAGTGCCGTCGACAGTACGCTCGACGTTAATGGAGCTCCAAGCAATACAACCAAATTGTCGATACCTTCAAGAcctaccatcagcagcagcagacacccTCCAACGGTTGCCAGCCATCCGACGGTGGGACCTCCCTTCACGACCACCGCTACTACGGTTCACGGTCCGGTGCGTGCCCACCCGGCCCACGGCGCCAGTGAGGAGGCGAGCACGATCAAGATCCTACTGCCCGTCATCATCTCGGTTACGATCATCTTCGTCAGTGCGGGCCTGATCGCGATCTGCATCTTCCGGAAGTACCTGTGCGCCATCAGCAAgacgctgaagaagaagaacaaaattgataaagccaaaaagtcaaaccaaagcaacgccagcagcaacatcacgtCGGGCACGGAGGACAGCCGGAATTCGATCGGGTTGAGCCACTGGAGCGGTCCGATGGCGTTCAGCAACCGTTACACCTCACCGTGGGAGCGCGATGCGAATGGGCATCTGCAGGCGACCTCGCAGCTGTCCGAAGAGTCGAACGCTTCGATCACGAAGGATCGCTGGGAGTTTCCGCGCCATCGGTTGAAGGTGTTTAACATACTCGGTGAGGGAGCGTTCGGGCAGGTTTGGCGCTGTGAAGCAACCGATATCGATGGTCACGAGGGTGTCTCCATTACGGCGGTGAAGACACTGAAGGAGAACGCGAGCGAGGCGGAGCGGAGTGACCTACTGTCGGAGCTGCAGGTCCTGAAGTCACTCGAACCGCACATTAACGTCGTGCGGCTGCTCGGTTGCTGTACGGAGAAGGATCCAATCTTCGTTATACTCGAGTACGTCAACATGGGCAAGCTGCAGACCTTCCTGAGGAACTCACGGGTGGAGAA ACACTATGGCAATACTCACGGCAAGTCTAAGATACTCACCTCGGGTGATCTCACCTCGTTCATGTTCCAGGTGTCCCGTGGGATGGATTTCCTGACCTCGCGAGGA ATCATTCATCGCGATCTAGCCGCTCGTAACATTCTGATCACCGAGGATCACACCTGTAAGGTGGCCGATTTTGGGTTCGCTCGGGATATCGTCACCTCGAAGGTGTACGAACGGAAGAGCGAGGGCCGTCTACCGATCCGGTGGATGGCGACGGAGTCACTGTACGATAACATCTTCACCGTCAAGTCCGACATCTGGAGTTTCGGCATTCTGATGTGGGAAATCGTGACGCTCGGTTCGACGCCCTACCCGGGCATAGCGGCGGCCGACGTTATGCGCAAGGTGCGCGATGGTTACCGGTTGGAAAAACCGGAACACTGTCGGCGTGAGCTGTACAACATTATGTTCTACTGCTGGGCCAGCGATCCCGATGAGCGGCCCGGTTTCCCGGAGGTGGTAGAAATGCTCGACCGACTGCTACAGACGGAGACGGATTACATCGAGCTGGAACGCTTCCCGGATCACAACTACTACAACATGCTAAACATGAGCGGCGAGAAGCTGTAG